A stretch of the Fusarium musae strain F31 chromosome 2, whole genome shotgun sequence genome encodes the following:
- a CDS encoding hypothetical protein (EggNog:ENOG41) produces MPTMNPAMNPGTIIDAVHSDIVPITDIYWPSFKKAVENDPQQLRPIDLTCTICTEQMSTQGSGSGSIHWIPKQGRQISHDAQILPCGHMVGGCCFMNWLKSQFERFQGREFYSCPVCNTEIVNHPECGHLCHGQRIPHLIANYSKVPLVLSEGGFIHARCAGCEIQRTFSEMTQYTSVYKWEDEVESTNQYITLGFLDERPGGFLYMDGSKDPKRPLCDRVRRLRTPEELKTIWEAYRQVWVLKFKTFWISHDLSNVTLCLYLMKTVKPLPETPQTSKAQSIFRRVFSWGSST; encoded by the coding sequence ATGCCCACCATGAATCCGGCCATGAATCCTGGAACCATCATCGACGCAGTCCACAGTGATATCGTCCCCATCACTGACATCTACTGGCCATCCTTCAAAAAGGCAGTCGAGAATGATCCTCAGCAACTTCGCCCCATCGACCTGACCTGCACTATCTGCACAGAGCAGATGTCAACCCAAGGATCCGGAAGTGGTTCCATCCATTGGATCCCGAAACAAGGTCGCCAAATCTCTCATGATGCACAGATCCTCCCCTGTGGCCATATGGTTGGCGGCTGCTGCTTCATGAACTGGCTTAAGAGTCAGTTTGAACGATTTCAGGGCAGAGAGTTCTACTCTTGTCCTGTCTGCAACACGGAGATCGTGAATCATCCTGAGTGCGGGCATCTATGCCATGGCCAGCGAATCCCACACTTGATCGCCAACTATTCCAAAGTCCCTCTTGTTCTGAGCGAGGGTGGTTTCATCCACGCTCGATGTGCAGGATGTGAGATCCAGCGTACCTTTTCTGAGATGACCCAGTACACCAGTGTCTACAAGTGGGAAGATGAAGTCGAGTCTACCAACCAATACATCACCCTTGGCTTTTTAGACGAACGTCCTGGCGGGTTCCTGTACATGGATGGCTCTAAAGACCCCAAGCGACCCCTTTGTGATCGTGTTCGAAGACTTCGAACTCCAGAGGAGTTGAAGACTATCTGGGAAGCCTATAGACAGGTCTGGGTGTTGAAGTTCAAGACCTTTTGGATTTCGCACGATTTGTCCAATGTAACTCTGTGTCTTTACTTGATGAAGACCGTGAAGCCACTTCCCGAGACGCCCCAGACGTCCAAGGCACAGAGCATCTTTCGTCGGGTCTTCTCTTGGGGATCTTCTACCTGA
- a CDS encoding hypothetical protein (EggNog:ENOG41): protein MDEPAIQIITRPPEPPEDKPKPEPLSVWRDENGKLYFRHNPTVPMLRYPNSKAAIEKSDDDPTKCKDCTRECLLAIPNEAMEKDIRDLELLNEKEGEDPKPKNPKYSFDREMHMLSRKGASKFDMYKAVKRPKNKKETLGDIINERDALKKEKVGLNKERSNLIKALKVKKANKIRDETPANITEKNVAEMKKLSEFIDARIKRWNKHDEPKSEQMMVADAKYTLESLYKHLQNSFVDFEYEEDIDVCRVLDLPCYGRAFGEDIEDHLHGPEHMAWDRSMKGRVPLYLQYNRLKREVDDGLSYQEGLLAELAVDPYSY, encoded by the exons ATGGATGAACCTGCGATCCAAATCATCACTCGCCCACCAGAACCGCCGGAGGATAAGCCCAAACCTGAACCGCTCTCCGTCTGGCGCGATGAAAACGGCAAGCTTTACTTTCGCCATAATCCAACGGTTCCCATGCTACGATATCCCAACAGCAAGGCGGCGATAGAGAAGTCCGATGACGACCCAACCAAATGCAAAGATTGCACTCGCGAGTGTCTCTTGGCCATCC CAAACGAGGCGATGGAGAAAGATATCCGTGACCTTGAACTTTTGAATGAAAAAGAGGGTGAAGATCCCAAACCCAAGAACCCCAAGTATAGTTTCGACAGGGAAATGCACATGCTATCCAGAAAAGGGGCCAGCAAATTCGACATGTACAAAGCCGTCAAGAgacccaagaacaagaaagagACCCTTGGAGATATCATAAATGAACGGGACGCActcaagaaagagaaagtcgGCCTCAACAAGGAGCGTTCCAACCTGATCAAAGcactcaaggtcaagaaagcAAACAAGATCAGAGACGAAACACCAGCCAATATCACGGAAAAGAACGTCgcggagatgaagaaactcTCCGAGTTCATCGACGCCAGAATCAAACGGTGGAATAAACACGACGAGCCCAAGAGTGAACAGATGATGGTAGCGGACGCCAAGTATACTCTCGAGTCATTGTACAAGCACCTCCAAAACTCTTTTGTCGATTTCGAATATGAGGAGGATATAGACGTGTGCCGTGTCTTGGACTTGCCTTGCTATGGAAGAGCGTTTGGTGAGGATATTGAGGACCACCTGCATGGACCGGAGCATATG GCCTGGGATCGATCAATGAAGGGAAGAGTCCCGCTTTATCTTCAGTACAACCGACTGAAGCGCGAGGTCGATGACGGCCTTTCATACCAGGAGGGTCTGTTGGCGGAACTTGCTGTTGACCCTTATTCTTACTAG
- a CDS encoding hypothetical protein (EggNog:ENOG41): MSTDQPEDSVEPTGDVEMSETQNTQDTAPEATQEGKENENADNTELPFADSEIAEPRVTFANYLMSPIVSLLIGSGDQSILSAHQGLLTQSPYFKDICDSFVEDGSPRQIELPDYDIETVGSFLEYLYTGEYFPKKLPGQRVLESDPSVPSVDNSGDQLLKHARIYTLAEKFGVSGLKALSSSKIHCVNSTAKGEIAYARYVYAYTSNDDTTIRAPVASFWATRSHTLRAEAEEEFKALCLEHPQFGYDVLTRVLDDKLKRERNDKMHPATSSGRKRARHSSGSRAD, translated from the exons ATGTCTACCGACCAGCCCGAGGACTCAGTTGAGCCCACcggcgatgttgagatgTCTGAGACCCAGAACACGCAGGATACTGCGCCAGAGGCTACCCAAGAGGGtaaggagaatgagaatgccgACAACACCGAGCTTCCTTTCGCCGACTCTGAGATCGCAGAGCCCAGAGTAACCTTTGCCAATTACCTCATGAGCCCAATTGTCTCCCTGCTCATCGGATCCGGCGACCAATCTATCCTCTCAGCGCATCAGGGACTTTTGACGCAAAGCCCCTACTTCAAGGACATTTGCGATAGTTTCGTCGAGGACGGCAGC CCTCGTCAGATTGAGCTCCCCGACTACGACATCGAGACCGTCGGCAGCTTCCTCGAATACCTCTACACAGGCGAATACTTCCCCAAGAAGCTCCCCGGCCAGCGCGTCCTCGAGTCCGACCCCTCAGTCCCCTCGGTCGACAACAGCGGCGACCAGCTCCTCAAGCACGCCCGCATCTACACACTCGCCGAGAAGTTTGGCGTCTCTGGTCTCAAGGCCCTCTCGAGCTCCAAGATCCACTGCGTCAACTCCACCGCCAAGGGCGAGATCGCATACGCTCGCTACGTCTACGCCTACACCAGCAACGACGACACCACCATCCGCGCGCCCGTCGCAAGCTTCTGGGCCACGCGCTCGCACACCCTGCGCGccgaggcggaggaggagttcAAGGCTCTGTGCTTGGAGCACCCCCAGTTCGGATACGATGTTCTTA CCCGCGTCTTGgacgacaagctcaagagggAGCGAAACGACAAGATGCATCCTGCTACAAGCAGTGGACGAAAACGTGCTCGTCACAGCAGCGGATCGCGTGCCGATTAG
- a CDS encoding hypothetical protein (BUSCO:EOG09262L1P) → MAHTNLVHQLDIRPTADEARAAFNQEWTPTTQPTLLPVCASAPADLLTPSAIYLKLSSGATAEYSFLLESATGSTETVGRYSFIGANPRKVLATGDGYEHNGDPLKTLAAELSNDRVLDIPSLALPKLSGGAVGYVSYDCIKYFEPKTERPLKDNLQIPEALFMLFDTIVALDHFRSTLTIVTHMKLPKSPSGDLKPAYDEACETLRKTLDIIYQPETPLPAQTLSEQSESEQQYSSNVGRKGYETFVKELKKYIVKGDIIQAVPSQRFRRSTKLHPFNIYRTLRTLNPSPYVFFLSCADFHIVGASPECLMKTDGYAPLPCDSRFGYSAAEARSRPRIVNHAIAGTIHRGKNAAEDDRLAAELLASKKDRAEHVMLVDLARNDVNRVCHPTTVKVDRLMRIDRFSHVQHITSEVSGVLRPECTRWDALRSIFPAGTVSGAPKIRAMELIYDLEQEKRGIYAGAAGWFGYDIVRVDEGSEPADRVFVDEGPMDTCIAIRTMLVKDGVAYMQAGGGIVYDSDPTDEWMETMNKLSANLRCVELSERYFGDGVSTKTVEEIIAIERKKGEEEVKEAEK, encoded by the exons ATGGCCCATACTAATCTTGTACACCAGCTTGATATACGGCCAACTGCCGATGAAGCTCGAGCTGCCTTCAACCAAGAATGGACTCCTACAACTCAGCCCACGCTTCTACCCGTTTGCGCCTCTGCTCCCGCCGATTTATTGACTCCTTCAGCTATCTATCTTAAGCTGTCATCGGG CGCAACTGCCGAATACTCATTTCTCCTCGAGAGTGCGACTGGAAGCACAGAGACAGTTGGACGATATAGTTTTATTGGCGCCA ACCCGCGAAAAGTACTGGCCACTGGCGACGGCTACGAACACAATGGCGACCCTCTCAAGACCCTAGCGGCCGAACTTTCCAATGATCGAGTTCTCGATATTCCTTCGTTGGCGCTTCCAAAGCTGtctggtggtgctgttggATACGTCTCATATGACTGTATCAAGTACTTCGAGCCCAAGACCGAGCGACCACTCAAAGACAACCTCCAGATCCCCGAGGCTTTGTTCATGTTATTCGACACCATTGTCGCCTTGGATCACTTCCGCTCGACATTGACAATTGTCACACATATGAAGTTGCCCAAGAGCCCATCTGGCGATCTCAAACCCGCCTATGACGAGGCCTGCGAGACCCTCCGCAAGACCCTCGACATCATTTACCAGCCCGAGACTCCCTTGCCTGCCCAAACTCTCAGTGAGCAATCAGAATCAGAGCAGCAATATTCGTCGAATGTGGGTCGCAAAGGTTACGAGACATTCGtgaaggagctcaagaaaTACATCGTCAAGGGAGACATCATTCAAGCCGTGCCTTCACAACGGTTCCGTCGAAGCACTAAGCTCCACCCCTTTAACATTTACAGAACTCTCCGAACACTCAACCCCTCACCTTATGTGTTCTTTCTCTCATGCGCCGACTTTCACATCGTTGGTGCTTCGCCCGAGTGTCTGATGAAGACAGATGGATATGCCCCATTACCCTGTGACTCACGATTCGGCTACTCCGCTGCCGAAGCTCGATCAAGACCTCGTATTGTCAACCACGCAATTGCCGGTACAATCCACCGTGGAAAGAATGCCGCTGAGGATGATAGACTCGCTGCCGAGCTCTTGGCTTCCAAGAAGGACAGAGCCGAGCACGTCATGTTGGTGGATCTCGCCCGCAACGACGTGAACAGAGTCTGCCACCCCACGACCGTCAAGGTCGACCGGCTCATGAGAATTGACCGCTTCTCCCACGTTCAGCACATCACCTCCGAAGTCTCGGGAGTTCTGCGTCCAGAGTGCACACGCTGGGATGCCCTGCGCTCCATTTTCCCCGCGGGAACAGTCTCTGGTGCACCCAAGATCCGAGCCATGGAGCTCATCTACGACctggagcaggagaagcGGGGTATCTACGCGGGAGCTGCAGGATGGTTTGGATACGACATTGTGCGCGTGGACGAGGGCAGCGAGCCTGCGGACAGGGTTTTCGTCGACGAAGGACCCATGGACACGTGCATTGCCATCCGGACCATGCTGGTCAAGGATGGCGTGGCATACATGCAGGCCGGCGGTGGCATCGTCTACGACAGTGACCCTACAGACGAGTGGATGGAGACGATGAATAAATTGTCCGCCAACCTCCGCTGTGTGGAGCTGTCGGAAAGGTACTTTGGCGATGGGGTGAGCACTAAGACCGTGGAGGAGATTATTGCGAttgagaggaagaagggtgaggaggaggtgAAGGAGGCTGAAAAGTAG
- a CDS encoding hypothetical protein (EggNog:ENOG41) produces MSLPPKPLPEAFWPTIRQAIDKGSNTNSDNQAITPQCPICMEPLPVKSFPAEGELDAEVLLCGHVLCQPCRKQWEQSDLGDRCPACRTTLYCKRCEVSAIPLTIPKNDEGSSLPPGIPEGNQDFCPDCQAEVEFHKAVENGEWPHNLDEMEPGFISLFYHVVNDIEKDGDVATMSRVQDAIMDTIMQEFSNMMVSRRMVTLGRGNTLREANPWYAENKTRQENRRNGIIGFDSEDDEEPGANTPAGIPHRIGDPFVIGVYERHGNVHIPLNARPGDVIYGGPHPWDHGLANQFDVQDGIARPNAEAPRSDNISSIVRAIWGPEGAEGAEAGRARGEAEVVPRETDEPMRASRQVPLTVFARPSAATQTAQDDDRQPPDADEPRQWAEFLQLQREGNPSPAAAGAARPARVHPEGSAAAILEQLRPVDEHYYPDMPTWDEYVDNADAYLASHANDPNWPPLTRAEYIAEHEEYMRRLVANRTAASSSSAASGAQNSSFMDMDDSDEEMSSGDQPVSER; encoded by the coding sequence ATGTCTCTTCCTCCTAAGCCTCTCCCCGAAGCCTTCTGGCCAACTATCAGACAGGCCATAGACAAGGGCAGCAACACCAATTCTGACAACCAGGCCATCACTCCTCAGTGCCCCATCTGCATGGAGCCCCTCCCAGTGAAATCTTTCCCTGCCGAAGGTGAGTTGGATGCTGAGGTCTTGCTCTGCGGTCATGTTCTCTGCCAGCCTTGCCGCAAACAGTGGGAGCAAAGTGACTTGGGAGACCGGTGCCCTGCGTGTCGAACCACTCTTTACTGCAAACGCTGTGAGGTAAGCGCCATTCCTCTTACCATCCCCAAGAACGACGAAGGATCCAGTCTTCCTCCAGGTATTCCTGAGGGTAATCAAGACTTCTGTCCTGATTGTCAAGCTGAGGTTGAGTTTcacaaggctgttgagaacgGTGAGTGGCCTCATAACCTAGATGAAATGGAGCCTGGTTTTATCAGCCTTTTCTACCATGTTGTCAACGACATTGAgaaggatggtgatgttgctaCAATGTCAAGGGTTCAGGATGCGATTATGGACACCATCATGCAGGAGTTTTCAAACATGATGGTCAGTCGTCGCATGGTCACGCTTGGCCGTGGCAACACGCTGCGAGAGGCGAATCCATGGTACGCCGAGAACAAAACACGTCAAGAAAACCGTCGTAACGGGATTATCGGCTTTGActcggaagatgatgaggagcctGGTGCAAACACTCCAGCTGGTATCCCTCATCGAATTGGGGATCCATTTGTAATCGGAGTGTATGAGAGACATGGAAATGTTCATATACCGCTAAACGCTCGCCCCGGGGATGTTATATATGGCGGGCCTCATCCCTGGGATCATGGCCTTGCCAATCAGTTTGACGTCCAGGATGGCATCGCACGTCCGAATGCAGAAGCACCACGATCCGACAATATAAGCTCCATTGTCCGAGCAATCTGGGGGCCAgaaggagcagaaggagcagaagcaggaagagctcgaggagaagcagaGGTAGTGCCTCGAGAAACAGATGAACCGATGAGGGCTTCAAGACAGGTACCCTTGACTGTCTTTGCACGTCCCAGCGCAGCAACACAGACagctcaagatgatgatAGACAGCCACCAGATGCTGACGAACCTAGACAGTGGGCTGAGTTCCTACAACTACAACGGGAGGGTAATCCTTCTCCTGCGGCAGCTGGAGCGGCCAGACCAGCTCGAGTCCATCCAGAGGGATCGGCGGCTGCAATTCTTGAGCAACTCAGGCCCGTGGACGAACACTATTACCCTGATATGCCTACCTGGGACGAATATGTTGACAATGCGGATGCGTATTTGGCTTCCCACGCTAATGATCCTAACTGGCCACCTCTGACACGTGCGGAGTATATAGCAGAGCACGAGGAGTATATGAGAAGGCTTGTGGCGAATAGAACGGCTGCGTCGTCGTCCAGTGCGGCATCCGGTGCACAGAACTCGAGCTTCATGGATATGGACGACAGCGACGAGGAGATGTCGTCGGGTGATCAGCCCGTCTCTGAGCGCTGa
- a CDS encoding hypothetical protein (EggNog:ENOG41) yields MDMDPAVVGLPTTTAITGLLDVGAAAIDILSDLNISPQHDTAILNVLLREVKECRSSVHAFYKTLNLIENNQIPFPARAAWISLDTLVATLTDTVLAFTRLSSLCCALDEQSNRTTPEDAAKQFQKRIKALPGEKDAKNSRDELAHRVARLLTFNVNLSARLRQSRPGSSAAKTTGSGAQTPDSPEITPVNVGLGSAPYSGTLSKLTTPKALSKVILPIELRELRDDFEYYTEMIPSQTGSCEFPTGGVLMGTPYDLASAR; encoded by the exons atggacatggatcCCGCCGTTGTCGGCCTCCCTACCACAACAGCCATCACAGGCCTGCTCGACGTCGGCGCTGCTGCCATCGACATCCTCAGCGACCTCAACATCTCGCCCCAGCACGACACCGCCATCCTCAACGTCCTCCTCCGCGAGGTCAAGGAGTGCCGATCCTCCGTCCACGCCTTCTACAAGaccctcaacctcatcgagAATAACCAGATCCCCTTCCCCGCCCGCGCCGCCTGGATCTCTCTCGACACCCTCGTCGCAACCCTCACAGACACCGTCCTCGCCTTCACTCGCCTCTCGTCGCTATGCTGTGCGCTCGACGAGCAGTCCAACAGGACCACGCCTGAAGATGCCGCTAAGCAGTTCCAGAAGAGGATCAAGGCGCT CCCCGGAGAAAAGGACGCAAAGAACAGTCGCGACGAGCTGGCGCATCGCGTTGCTAGACTCCTCACATTCAACGTCAACCTCTCTGCTCGATTACGACAGAGTCGCCCCGGATCATCGGCTGCCAAGACAACGGGGTCGGGAGCCCAGACCCCCGATAGCCCCGAGATCACCCCCGTCAATGTGGGGCTTGGATCCGCCCCCTACTCCGGAACGCTCTCCAAGCTCACCACGCCCAAGGCTCTGTCCAAGGTCATTCTGCCCATTGAGCTGAGGGAGCTGCGTGATGATTTCGAGTACTACACCGAGATGATTCCCTCGCAGACTGGAAGCTGTGAGTTTCCAACTGGCGGTGTCTTGATGGGAACTCCATATGATCTCGCTTCAGCTCGATGA
- a CDS encoding hypothetical protein (EggNog:ENOG41~MEROPS:MER0001288), which translates to MTTKGLCLVAATAALQGVSALQIPLNLQVPKLSWNPFGDDLPVVDTKELQKSIKPENLEARAKDLYEIAKNGEEEYGHPTRVIGSEGHLGTLSYIHAELAKLGGYYSVSNQQFPAVSGNVFESRLIIGDSVPKQASPMGLTPPTKNKEPVHGTLVLVDNEGCDESDYPEAVKGNIALILRGTCPFGTKSGNAGKAGAVAAVVYNYEKDEVHGTLGTPSPDHVATFGLGGEEGKAVAKKLKDGETVDAIAYIDAEVKTILTTNIIAQTRGGDPDNCVMLGGHSDSVAEGPGINDDGSGSISVLEVAVQLTKYRVNNCVRFAWWAAEEEGLLGSDHYVSVLPEDENRKIRLFMDYDMMASPNFAYQIYNATNAENPKGSEELRNLYVDWYEEQGLNYTFIPFDGRSDYDGFIRGGIPAGGIATGAEGVKTEDEVEMFGGEAGVWYDKNYHQIGDDLTNVNYTAWEVNTKLIAHSVATYAKSFKGFPEREIETSVQSYSDKTKYHGSKLFI; encoded by the exons ATGACGACAAAGGGCCTTTGCTTAGTCGCCGCTACGGCCGCTCTCCAGGGCGTGTCAGCTCTTCAGATCCCTCTCAACCTCCAGGTCCCCAAGCTCTCTTGGAATCCCTTCGGCGATGATCTTCCCGTGGTAGATACCAAGGAATTGCAGAAGAGCATCAAGCCTGAGAACCTTGAGGCCAGAGCAAAGGATCTGTATGAGATTGCCAAGAATGGAGAGGAGGAGTATGGACATCCGACTCGTGTCATCGGCAGTGAAG GCCATCTCGGTACGCTGTCGTACATCCATGCTGAGCTCGCCAAGCTAGGCGGCTACTACTCCGTGTCGAACCAGCAATTCCCCGCTGTGTCGGGCAATGTCTTCGAGTCGCGTCTCATCATCGGTGACTCTGTCCCCAAGCAGGCATCGCCCATGGGCCTGACTCCTCCGACTAAGAACAAGGAGCCCGTCCACGGAACGCTTGTCCTCGTCGACAACGAAGGATGCGACGAGTCCGATTATCCCGAGGCCGTCAAGGGCAACATTGCTCTCATCCTCCGTGGAACGTGCCCCTTTGGTACAAAGTCCGGCAATGCTGGTAAAGCGGGTGCTGTCGCTGCTGTTGTGTATAACTATGAGAAGGACGAGGTTCATGGAACTCTCGGTACCCCTTCGCCTGACCATGTTGCTACTTTTGGTCTTGGCGGTGAAGAGGGCAAGGCCGttgccaagaagctcaaggatggTGAGACCGTCGATGCTATTGCTTACATCGACGCTGAGGTCAAGACcatcctcaccaccaacatcatTGCCCAGACTCGCGGTGGTGATCCCGACAACTGTGTTATGCTCGGCGGTCACAGTGACAGTGTTGCCGAGGGCCCTGGTATCAACGATGACGGATCCGGCAGTATCTCTGTGCTCGAGGTCGCTGTTCAACTGACCAAGTACCGCGTCAACAACTGCGTCCGCTTTGCCTGGTGGGccgccgaggaagaaggtctTCTCGGCTCCGACCACTACGTCTCCGTTCTtcctgaagatgagaaccGCAAGATTCGTCTCTTCATGGACTACGACATGATGGCCAGTCCCAACTTTGCCTACCAGATCTACAACGCCACCAACGCCGAGAACCCCAAGGGTTCAGAGGAGCTGCGCAATCTGTATGTCGATTGGTACGAGGAGCAGGGCCTCAACTATACCTTCATCCCCTTCGATGGTCGCAGTGACTACGATGGTTTCATCCGTGGTGGTATCCCCGCCGGTGGTATCGCCACAGGTGCCGAGGGTGTCAAGACTGAGGACGAGGTCGAGATGTTTGGCGGTGAAGCCGGCGTCTGGTATGATAAGAACTACCACCAGATCGGGGATGATCTGACCAATGTGAATTACACCGCGTGGGAGGTGAACACCAAG CTCATCGCCCATTCCGTTGCAACATACGCCAAGTCGTTCAAGGGCTTCCCCGAGCGAGAGATTGAGACGTCTGTGCAGAGTTACTCTGACAAGACCAAGTACCACGGTAGCAAGCTCTTCATTTAA
- a CDS encoding hypothetical protein (EggNog:ENOG41): protein MAAYLTNRICHPHHGIPVSRPETPAPAKTEKCSHPIVNKAAKGVPFFTPEQDPPAGLAIQPSDGSRVPRLFQPLKIRNVTMQNRIWVSPMCQYSCHEGFMTPWHITHYGGMAQRGPGLMMIEATAVQANGRITPEDAGIWLDAHVDTLRKNVDFAHSQNTNIAIQLAHAGRKASCVAPWLSAGATATEEVNGWPDDVVGPSDEPFNENMPTPRSMSIQEINQLKKDFVKAANRAVTAGFDVIELHFAHGYLVSSFLTPSVNKRTDQYGGSFENRARLALELVEEVRAVIPETMPLFVRISATDWLDTNPDYTGESWTVEEAAKLAGLFAERGVDVIDVSSGGNHPQQKVQGGPGYQAKFAKHIKKVVGDKMLVSSVGSIKTGTLAEEIISGKDDGVKLDLIAAGRMFQKNPGLVWAWADDLDVEIQLAHQIGWGFGGRATKKQDHVKMSIP from the exons atggctgcatATCTCACCAACCGCATCTGCCATCCTCACCACGGCATTCCTGTATCGAGACCCGAAACTCCTGCCCCCGCAAAGACTGAGAAATGCAGCCATCCCATTGTCAACAAAGCTGCAAAGGGCGTTCCCTTCTTCACCCCCGAGCAGGATCCTCCGGCTGGTCTGGCTATTCAGCCCAGTGACGGGAGCCGTGTTCCTCGACTCTTTCAGCCCCTCAAGATTCGAAATGTGACTATGCAGAATAGAATCTGGGTCAGCCCTATGTGTCAGTATTCTTGCCATGAAGGGTTCATGACGCCTTGGCATATTACGCACTACGGCGGTATGGCTCAGCGTGGT CCGGGTCTTATGATGATTGAAGCAACTGCCGTCCAAGCTAATGGCCGAATTACACCTGA GGACGCTGGTATCTGGCTCGACGCCCATGTCGACACTCTCCGCAAGAACGTCGACTTTGCACATagccaaaacaccaacatcgccATTCAACTCGCCCACGCAGGCCGCAAAGCAAGCTGCGTAGCACCCTGGCTCAGCGCCGGCGCCACAGCCACCGAGGAAGTCAACGGGTGGCCCGACGATGTCGTCGGCCCCAGCGACGAGCCCTTCAACGAGAACATGCCCACCCCGCGCAGCATGAGCATCCAGGAGATCAACCAGCTCAAGAAAGATTTCGTCAAAGCTGCCAACCGCGCCGTCACCGCTGGCTTCGACGTCATCGAGCTTCACTTTGCGCACGGCTACCTTGTCAGTTCGTTCCTTACGCCTAGTGTTAACAAGCGAACGGATCAGTATGGTGGAAGTTTTGAGAACAGAGCAAGGCTGgcgcttgagcttgttgaggaggttcgTGCTGTTATCCCTGAGACGATGCCGCTTTTTGTGAGGATTAGTGCGACGGATTGGTTGGATACTAACCCTGACTACACCGGCGAGAGCTGGActgtcgaagaagctgcGAAGCTCGCTGGTCTCTTTGCTGAGCGCGGTGTCGATGTGATTGACGTATCCAGCGGCGGAAACCACCCGCAGCAGAAGGTTCAAGGCGGACCAGGCTATCAAGCCAAGTTCGCGAAGCAcatcaagaaggttgttggcGACAAGATGCTCGTTAGTTCGGTGGGAAGCATCAAGACCGGTACACTTGCTGAGGAGATCATCTCTGGAAAGGACGATGGAGTCAAGTTGGATCTTATTGCGGCAGGGAGGATGTTCCAGAAGAATCCTGGGTTGGTGTGGGCTTGGGCTGATGATTTGGATGTTGAGATCCAGCTTGCGCATCAGATTGGATGGGGATTCGGGGGTCGGGCTACGAAGAAGCAGGATCATGTCAAGATGAGCATTCCTTga